In Balaenoptera musculus isolate JJ_BM4_2016_0621 chromosome 19, mBalMus1.pri.v3, whole genome shotgun sequence, one genomic interval encodes:
- the DMPK gene encoding myotonin-protein kinase isoform X2, which produces MSAEVRLRRLQQLVLDPSFLGLEPLLDLLLGVHQELGASDLAQDKYVADFLEWVEPIAERLKEARLQRDDFEILKVIGRGAFSEVAVVKMKQTGQVYAMKIMNKWDMLKRGEVSCFREERDVLVNGDQRWITQLHFAFQDENYLYLVMEYYVGGDLLTLLSKFGERIPAEMARFYLAEIVMAIDSVHRLGYVHRDIKPDNILLDRCGHIRLADFGSCLKLRADGTVRSLVAVGTPDYLSPEILQAVGGGPGTGSYGPECDWWALGVFAYEMFYGQTPFYADSTAETYGKIVHYKEHLSLPLADAGVPDEARDLIQQLLCPPEMRLGRNGAGDFQKHPFFFGLDWDSLRDSVPPFTPDFEGATDTCNFDVVEDGLTAMETLSDMQEGMPLGVHLPFVGYSSYSCMALGDDEIPGSTPMELEAEALPEPLQEPSLEPMVPPPEETAEAAVPEAIPEAIPEAVAEAEVTLRELQEALEEEVLTRQSLSQELEAIRTANQNFASQLREAQARNRDLEAHVRQLQERMELLQAGGAAAVTGVPSPRATDPPSHMPPRPWLWASARWWGQAPCTAATCCSLPGSLGLAYRRRVPCSCSPLLWLVPPPWAALGWWPAPAILPQSDPAQEPPSPPEP; this is translated from the exons ATGTCAGCCGAGGTGCGGCTGAGGCGGCTTCAGCAGCTGGTGCTGGACCCCAGCTTCCTGGGGCTGGAGCCCCTGCTCGACCTTCTCCTGGGCGTCCACCAGGAGCTGGGCGCCTCCGACCTGGCCCAGGACAAGTATGTGGCCGACTTCTTGGAGTGGG tggAGCCCATCGCGGAGAGGCTTAAGGAGGCCCGACTGCAGAGGGATGACTTCGAGATTCTGAAGGTGATCGGACGTGGGGCGTTCAGCGAG GTGGCGGTGGTGAAGATGAAGCAGACGGGCCAGGTGTACGCCATGAAGATCATGAATAAGTGGGACATGCTGAAGAGAGGCGAG GTGTCGTGCTTCCGCGAAGAGAGGGATGTGTTGGTGAACGGGGACCAGCGCTGGATCACGCAGCTGCACTTCGCCTTCCAGGACGAGAACTACCTG TACCTGGTCATGGAGTACTACGTGGGCGGGGACCTGCTAACGCTGCTGAGCAAGTTTGGGGAGCGGATCCCGGCCGAGATGGCGCGCTTCTACCTGGCCGAGATTGTCATGGCCATAGACTCGGTGCACCGGCTGGGCTACGTGCACAG GGACATCAAACCGGACAACATCCTGCTGGACCGCTGCGGCCACATCCGCTTGGCAGACTTCGGCTCCTGCCTCAAGTTGCGGGCGGATGGAACG GTGCGGTCACTGGTGGCTGTGGGCACCCCGGACTACTTGTCTCCCGAGATCCTGCAGGCCGTGGGCGGTGGGCCCGGGACTGGCAGCTACGGGCCCGAGTGTGACTGGTGGGCGCTGGGCGTGTTCGCCTATGAAATGTTCTACGGGCAGACGCCCTTCTACGCCGACTCCACAGCTGAGACCTACGGCAAGATCGTGCACTACAAG GAGCACCTGTCTCTACCGCTGGCAGACGCAGGAGTCCCTGATGAGGCTCGCGATCTCATCCAGCAGCTGCTGTGTCCCCCTGAGATGCGCCTGGGCCGGAATGGAGCAGGCGATTTCCAGAAGCATCCTTTCTTCTTTGGCCTTGACTGGGACAGCCTCCGAGACAGCGTGCCCCCCTTTACGCCGGATTTCGAGGGTGCCACGGACACGTGCAACTTCGATGTGGTGGAAGACGGGCTCACTGCCATG GAGACGCTGTCGGATATGCAGGAAGGCATGCCACTGGGGGTCCACCTGCCTTTCGTGGGCTACTCCTCCTATTCCTGCATGGCCCTTGG ggATGATGAGATCCCGGGCTCCACGCCCATGGAACTGGAGGCCGAGGCGTTGCCTGAGCCACTGCAAGAGCCCAGCCTGGAACCCATGGTGCCCCCACCAGAGGAAACG GCTGAAGCGGCAGTTCCAGAGGCCATTCCGGAGGCCATTCCGGAGGCGGTGGCAGAGGCCGAGGTGACGCTGCGGGAACTCCAggaggccctggaggaggaggtgcttACCCGACAGAGCCTGAGCCAGGAGCTGGAGGCCATCCGAACGGCCAACCAGAACTTCGCCAG CCAACTCCGCGAGGCCCAGGCCCGTAACCGAGACCTGGAGGCGCACGTCCGGCAGCTGCAGGAACGGATGGAGTTGCTTCAGGCCGGGGGAGCCGCAG ctGTCACGGGGGTCCCCAGTCCCCGGGCCACGGATCCACCTTCCCAT ATGCCCCCCCGGCCGTGGCTCTGGGCCAGTGCCCGCTGGTGGGGCCAGGCCCCATGCACCGCCGCCACCTGCTGCTCCCTGCCAGG GTCCCTAGGCCTGGCCTATCGGAGGCGCGTTCCTTGCTCCTGTTCGCCTCTGCTCTGGCTGGTGCCGCCGCCCTGGGCTGCATTGGGTTGGTGGCCTGCGCCGGCTATCTTGCCGCAGTCTGATCCCGCCCAGGAGCCGCCTTCGCCGCCTGAACCCTAG